From a region of the Mycolicibacterium sp. MU0050 genome:
- a CDS encoding cytochrome P450 produces the protein MTTETTQSQVDRPAFDPISISTLEFWSKTPDEREPLFKILRDERPVSWHPPIEGTMMPPPVDGVWAITRHADIEYVSKHPEVFCSGQGTQVEAIPVELLELAESFLSMDGEKHSSLRRLISSVFTPRRLQIIRDQVNNQARQIVDDLVKTKEGDFVEQVSKRLPMWTIYEMMGLAPELRDEVTRYADGMVSWADPEIAAGREPMEVIGQSLFGLRTAAIELADQRRAKPTDDLMSQLVQAEIDGRRLTNDELGAFFVLLSVAGNDTTRNTTSLNTIALQQFPEQRQLLVDDFDGHIHTAIEEFVRWATPVMTFRRTLTQDTVLHGQQLRKGDWVLLMYSSGNRDERAFSDPYAYDLRRKPNPHVAFGGGGPHYCMGAFLAKMQLEAMFRELIFRAPTLRVGEPTLLRSNFMHAVKSLPYTLD, from the coding sequence ATGACCACTGAAACGACGCAGAGCCAGGTTGACCGCCCGGCGTTCGACCCCATCAGCATCTCCACTCTGGAGTTCTGGTCCAAGACACCCGACGAGCGGGAACCGCTGTTCAAGATCCTGCGCGACGAGCGCCCGGTCAGCTGGCACCCGCCCATCGAGGGCACCATGATGCCGCCGCCGGTGGACGGGGTCTGGGCGATCACCCGCCACGCCGATATCGAGTACGTCAGCAAGCATCCGGAGGTGTTCTGTTCCGGGCAGGGCACCCAGGTCGAAGCCATCCCCGTCGAACTGCTGGAATTGGCCGAATCGTTCCTGTCGATGGACGGCGAGAAGCATTCCAGCCTGCGGCGCCTGATCAGTTCGGTGTTCACCCCCCGGCGCCTCCAGATCATCCGTGACCAGGTGAACAACCAGGCAAGGCAGATCGTCGACGATCTGGTCAAGACCAAAGAGGGCGACTTCGTCGAGCAGGTCTCCAAGCGGCTGCCGATGTGGACCATCTACGAAATGATGGGACTGGCACCGGAACTGCGGGACGAGGTCACCCGTTACGCGGACGGCATGGTGTCGTGGGCGGACCCGGAGATCGCGGCGGGCCGCGAGCCGATGGAAGTCATCGGCCAGTCGTTGTTCGGTCTACGCACCGCCGCGATCGAACTGGCGGATCAGCGCCGCGCGAAGCCCACCGACGATCTGATGTCGCAGCTGGTCCAGGCCGAGATCGATGGGCGACGGCTGACCAACGACGAGTTGGGCGCGTTCTTCGTGTTGCTGTCGGTGGCCGGCAACGACACCACCCGCAACACCACCTCGCTCAACACGATTGCGCTGCAGCAGTTCCCCGAGCAGCGTCAGCTTTTGGTCGACGACTTCGACGGCCACATCCACACGGCGATCGAGGAGTTCGTCCGGTGGGCCACGCCGGTCATGACCTTCCGTCGCACCCTCACGCAGGACACGGTGCTGCACGGTCAGCAGCTGAGGAAGGGCGACTGGGTGCTGCTGATGTACTCGTCGGGCAACCGCGACGAACGTGCCTTCTCCGACCCCTACGCCTACGATCTGCGGCGTAAACCCAACCCCCACGTGGCTTTCGGCGGCGGCGGCCCGCACTACTGCATGGGTGCCTTCCTGGCCAAGATGCAGCTGGAGGCGATGTTCCGCGAACTCATCTTCCGGGCGCCGACCCTGCGGGTGGGCGAGCCGACGCTGCTGCGAAGCAACTTCATGCACGCGGTGAAGTCACTGCCCTACACCCTGGATTAG
- a CDS encoding ferredoxin: MAVRVDTSKCSGIGLCEVTAPAVFEVGDDGQAHVLDENPPASERPAVEEAISNCPTVALSMD, translated from the coding sequence ATGGCGGTTCGAGTTGACACCAGCAAGTGTTCCGGGATCGGCCTGTGCGAGGTCACCGCGCCCGCGGTGTTCGAAGTCGGCGACGACGGCCAAGCGCATGTTCTCGACGAGAACCCGCCCGCCTCGGAGAGACCCGCTGTCGAGGAAGCGATTTCGAACTGCCCGACCGTGGCCCTGTCGATGGACTGA
- a CDS encoding coniferyl-alcohol dehydrogenase, whose translation MSEFGNKRYVVTGAASGIGDATARKLIEAGAEVVSLDRNIPSAPVSRHIDVDLANPRSIDAAVEQLDGSYDGLMNIAGIPGTAPGDLVIAVNSLAVRHLTEACLGRLTPGSAVTIVSSTAGFDWPERLEAIRELLATDSFEAGAAWFKEHPQPGNAYNFSKMVTTVYTMSMGLAAAQQGLRINAVLPGPVETPILVDFEESMGKETLDGVKGLVGRHATPDDIADVVLFLASDAARWINGQAIAVDGGITGAIASGVVPKPEI comes from the coding sequence ATGTCTGAGTTCGGCAACAAGCGCTACGTCGTCACCGGCGCGGCCTCCGGAATCGGTGACGCCACCGCCCGCAAGCTGATCGAGGCCGGCGCGGAGGTCGTTTCCCTGGACCGCAACATTCCGAGCGCACCGGTCAGCCGGCACATCGACGTGGATCTGGCGAATCCACGCAGCATCGATGCCGCCGTCGAGCAACTCGACGGGTCCTACGACGGGTTGATGAACATCGCCGGGATCCCGGGGACAGCACCGGGAGATCTGGTCATTGCCGTCAACAGCCTGGCGGTGCGGCACCTGACCGAGGCGTGCCTCGGACGGCTCACGCCGGGCAGCGCCGTCACCATCGTCTCCTCGACGGCCGGATTCGATTGGCCCGAACGGTTGGAGGCCATCCGCGAGTTGCTGGCGACCGACTCGTTCGAAGCCGGGGCGGCGTGGTTCAAGGAACACCCGCAGCCGGGCAACGCCTACAACTTCTCCAAGATGGTCACCACGGTCTACACCATGTCGATGGGCCTGGCCGCGGCGCAGCAGGGGCTGCGCATCAACGCGGTGCTGCCGGGCCCGGTGGAGACGCCGATCCTGGTCGACTTCGAGGAATCCATGGGTAAAGAAACCCTCGACGGGGTCAAGGGATTGGTCGGTCGGCACGCCACCCCCGACGACATCGCCGACGTGGTGTTGTTCCTGGCCTCGGATGCCGCTCGGTGGATCAACGGCCAAGCCATCGCGGTCGACGGCGGCATCACCGGCGCGATCGCCTCCGGCGTCGTGCCCAAGCCCGAAATCTGA
- a CDS encoding acyl-CoA synthetase translates to MYPGTHAKSAPERPAAIMAGSGRVLTYGQLEDNSARLAAALHADGLRPGDVVALLTDNAVEAFEVYWAALRSGLYVTAINWHLAPEEAAYIVSDSGAKAVICSGGVRDLGEQVAKLVAGVQHRYAFGGPVDGYGSYTELLESVGDARLADQPRGGEMLYSSGTTGRPKGIKPHLPPGQIDEAGDPLVGLLQHAFAVTDKDVYLSPAPIYHTAPLKWCGGIQALGGTVVLMERFDAEQALAAIEKYRVTATQMVPTMFVRMLQLPDEVRARYDVSALRLAVHAAAPCPPDVKDAMIDWWGPILVEYYGATEQHGTTIMTAAEWQTKRGSVGRAVLGTLHICDDDGVELPPGQVGTIYFEREVAPFVYHNDTEKTAESRHREHDNWCTVGDLGYVDEDGYLFLTDRKAFMIISGGVNIYPQEIENVLTLHPKVFDVAVIGIPDAEMGEQVKAVVQLREGVRPSDDLAAEIVAYVRERIAHYKAPRSVDFVDELPRLATGKLAKRVLINQYVEAKQ, encoded by the coding sequence ATGTATCCGGGAACGCACGCGAAATCCGCGCCGGAACGACCGGCCGCGATCATGGCCGGCTCGGGACGGGTCCTGACCTACGGGCAGTTGGAGGACAACTCGGCGCGCCTGGCCGCCGCGCTGCATGCCGACGGGCTGCGCCCCGGCGATGTCGTGGCGCTGCTGACGGACAACGCCGTCGAAGCGTTCGAGGTTTACTGGGCGGCGCTGCGGTCGGGGCTCTACGTCACGGCGATCAACTGGCACCTCGCCCCCGAAGAAGCCGCCTACATCGTCTCCGACAGCGGTGCCAAGGCGGTCATCTGCTCGGGCGGGGTGCGCGACCTTGGTGAACAGGTCGCCAAGTTGGTCGCCGGAGTGCAGCACCGGTACGCGTTCGGCGGACCCGTGGACGGCTACGGCAGCTACACCGAGTTGCTGGAATCGGTTGGCGACGCCCGGCTCGCCGATCAGCCGCGCGGCGGGGAGATGCTGTACTCGTCGGGGACGACGGGTCGGCCCAAGGGCATCAAGCCGCACCTGCCTCCCGGGCAGATCGACGAGGCGGGTGACCCGCTGGTCGGTCTGCTGCAACACGCGTTCGCGGTGACCGACAAGGACGTGTACCTGTCGCCGGCGCCGATCTATCACACCGCACCGCTGAAGTGGTGCGGCGGCATTCAGGCTCTGGGCGGCACGGTGGTCCTCATGGAGCGGTTCGATGCCGAGCAGGCGTTGGCGGCGATCGAGAAGTACCGCGTGACCGCGACCCAGATGGTTCCGACCATGTTCGTCCGGATGCTGCAGTTGCCTGACGAGGTGCGCGCACGATACGACGTCTCGGCGCTGCGGCTGGCGGTACACGCGGCGGCGCCATGCCCGCCGGATGTCAAGGACGCCATGATCGATTGGTGGGGGCCCATTCTCGTCGAGTACTACGGCGCCACCGAGCAGCACGGGACCACGATCATGACGGCCGCGGAGTGGCAGACCAAGCGGGGCTCGGTGGGGAGGGCCGTGCTGGGCACGCTGCACATCTGCGACGACGACGGCGTCGAACTTCCCCCCGGGCAGGTCGGCACCATCTACTTCGAGCGTGAAGTCGCGCCGTTCGTGTACCACAACGACACCGAGAAGACGGCCGAGTCCCGGCACCGCGAACACGACAACTGGTGCACCGTAGGCGATCTCGGCTATGTCGACGAGGACGGTTACCTGTTCCTGACCGACCGCAAAGCCTTCATGATCATCTCGGGCGGGGTGAACATCTATCCGCAGGAGATCGAGAATGTCCTGACACTGCATCCCAAGGTGTTCGACGTCGCGGTCATCGGCATACCGGACGCCGAGATGGGGGAGCAGGTCAAGGCCGTGGTGCAACTCCGCGAGGGCGTGCGTCCTTCGGACGATCTCGCGGCCGAGATCGTCGCCTACGTGCGCGAGCGCATCGCGCATTACAAGGCCCCCCGCTCAGTCGATTTCGTCGATGAGCTTCCCCGGCTGGCCACCGGAAAACTGGCCAAGCGAGTACTCATCAACCAGTACGTGGAGGCAAAGCAATGA
- a CDS encoding NDMA-dependent alcohol dehydrogenase: protein MKTKAAVLSEFGKPWTIEEVDVDPPAAGEVLVAWEASGLCHSDEHLRLGDFGGPLPEVAMIGGHEGAGRVLEVGPGVRDLKEGDHVVASFLPACGRCRFCATGHSNLCDLGAYLMTGTQPDGTFRRRWNGKNVGAMAFVGSFSQYGSVPEASVVKIDDDIPLSSACLLGCGITTGWGSAVNSAKVGPGDTVVVLGCGGIGAGAIQGARLAGAEHIVVVEPVEAKRDKAVEFGATHFVTSAAEATALVAELTRGVMADSAILTVGVLKGTMIDEALNMVRKGGAVVMTAIAPITDQAVTMSMCVATLFQKRVLGSLYGEANPRADIPRLLRLYRNGQLLLDEAITARYKLEDVTTGYDDMLAGRNIRGVMIHEH from the coding sequence GTGAAGACCAAAGCCGCAGTTCTGTCGGAGTTCGGTAAGCCCTGGACCATCGAGGAAGTTGACGTCGACCCGCCGGCCGCGGGTGAGGTCTTGGTGGCCTGGGAGGCCAGCGGACTGTGCCATTCGGACGAGCACCTGCGTCTCGGCGATTTCGGTGGGCCACTGCCCGAGGTCGCAATGATCGGCGGTCATGAGGGGGCGGGCCGGGTCCTGGAGGTCGGTCCCGGGGTGCGCGATCTGAAGGAGGGCGACCACGTGGTGGCGTCCTTCCTGCCGGCATGTGGCCGGTGCCGCTTCTGTGCAACCGGGCATTCGAACCTCTGCGATCTGGGCGCCTATCTCATGACGGGGACCCAGCCGGACGGCACCTTCCGTCGCCGCTGGAACGGCAAGAACGTCGGCGCAATGGCCTTCGTGGGCAGCTTCTCGCAGTACGGGTCGGTGCCGGAGGCCTCGGTGGTCAAGATCGACGACGACATCCCGTTGTCGAGCGCATGCCTGCTCGGGTGCGGCATTACGACCGGGTGGGGCTCGGCCGTCAACAGCGCGAAGGTCGGCCCCGGCGACACCGTCGTGGTCCTGGGCTGCGGCGGTATCGGCGCCGGCGCCATCCAGGGTGCGCGCCTGGCCGGCGCCGAACACATCGTGGTCGTCGAGCCGGTCGAGGCCAAGCGGGACAAGGCCGTCGAGTTCGGGGCCACGCACTTCGTCACCTCGGCTGCGGAGGCCACCGCGCTGGTCGCCGAGCTTACCCGTGGGGTGATGGCAGACTCCGCGATCCTGACGGTCGGCGTCCTCAAGGGGACGATGATCGACGAGGCGCTCAACATGGTCCGCAAGGGCGGCGCCGTTGTCATGACCGCGATCGCCCCCATCACCGACCAGGCCGTCACCATGTCGATGTGTGTGGCCACGCTGTTCCAGAAGCGCGTGCTCGGCAGCCTCTACGGTGAGGCCAACCCGCGCGCCGACATCCCGCGTCTGCTCCGGCTCTACCGCAATGGTCAATTGCTGTTGGACGAGGCGATCACCGCGCGGTACAAGCTCGAGGATGTCACCACCGGCTATGACGACATGCTCGCCGGTCGCAACATCCGAGGCGTCATGATCCACGAGCACTGA
- a CDS encoding nitroreductase — MPAGAADILAQLLAVRVSYRAYRPEPVAEQTIRQILETAQLTASWCNSQSWQVAITSGAGTERLRAALLAAASGGRDDSPDIPFPREYRGVHRERRRESGFQLYNALGIERGDHQRQMQQTLQNFNFFGAPHVAIIHADEALGPYGAVDCGGYVSNFMLAAAAHGVGSIAQAALAMFPSVLREELGLTPDRTIVCGISFGYPDLDHPTNTYRTTRAPLDEVVTWVNT; from the coding sequence ATCCCGGCCGGCGCCGCCGACATCCTCGCGCAGTTGCTGGCGGTCCGGGTGAGCTACCGCGCCTATCGACCGGAACCGGTTGCAGAACAGACGATTCGTCAAATCCTGGAGACCGCCCAGTTGACGGCCTCGTGGTGCAACAGTCAATCCTGGCAGGTCGCGATCACCAGCGGGGCCGGGACCGAGAGGCTCCGCGCTGCCCTGCTGGCCGCGGCGTCCGGCGGTCGCGACGATTCGCCGGACATCCCGTTCCCGCGCGAATACCGGGGCGTCCACCGCGAGCGCCGACGCGAAAGCGGGTTCCAGCTCTACAACGCGCTGGGCATCGAACGCGGCGATCACCAGCGGCAGATGCAACAGACGCTGCAGAACTTCAACTTCTTCGGCGCCCCGCACGTGGCGATCATCCACGCCGACGAGGCGCTGGGGCCCTACGGCGCCGTGGACTGCGGGGGCTACGTCAGCAATTTCATGCTCGCCGCCGCCGCGCACGGCGTCGGCAGCATCGCCCAGGCCGCCCTCGCGATGTTCCCCAGCGTCCTGCGCGAGGAACTCGGTCTGACACCGGACCGCACCATTGTGTGCGGAATCTCCTTCGGCTATCCCGATCTCGACCACCCCACCAACACCTACCGGACCACCCGGGCCCCGCTCGACGAGGTCGTCACCTGGGTCAACACCTGA
- a CDS encoding aldehyde dehydrogenase family protein produces the protein MTIHADYRDAATSGARDELQSVFATGRTKPLQWRLAQLAGIERLCQEQEAAIAEALAADLGRSAVEAWLGDIASTVAEAAYARKNLKKWMRRKRVGLPLAQRPGSGWVQYDPLGVVLIIGPWNYPLYLSLGPLVAAVAAGNCAVVKPSELAPATSALLARLIPRYLDGDAIKVIEGDAGTTQSLLAQGFDHALFTGGTEVGRKIMAAAAPTLTPVTLELGGKSPVIVTADADLDVAARRIAWVKLLNSGQTCIAPDYVLVDRTVRDELVAKIVETIRAFRAGDSPSLRIVNERQFDRLASLIATASGKVVAGGGSNRAELRIEPTVIVDPAPSDPLMGEEIFGPILPILTIESTDAAVKFINARPKPLALYVFTKSTQTGRRLIDAIPSGGAVINHLAMHCLVPQLPFGGVGDSGMGAYHGRWGFEALSHRRAVLAKPAKPDPSLVYPPYTERALKIMRRLF, from the coding sequence ATGACTATTCACGCTGATTACCGCGACGCGGCCACGTCCGGCGCGCGTGACGAGTTGCAGTCGGTATTCGCCACCGGCCGGACCAAGCCGCTGCAGTGGCGGCTGGCGCAACTCGCCGGCATCGAGCGGTTGTGTCAAGAACAGGAGGCGGCCATCGCGGAGGCGCTGGCCGCCGACCTGGGAAGGTCCGCGGTCGAAGCCTGGCTCGGCGACATCGCCTCCACGGTTGCCGAGGCCGCGTACGCACGCAAGAACCTCAAGAAGTGGATGCGCCGCAAGCGCGTCGGTTTACCGCTGGCCCAACGGCCCGGAAGCGGCTGGGTGCAGTACGACCCGTTGGGTGTCGTCCTGATCATCGGGCCGTGGAACTATCCGCTCTACCTGAGTCTGGGGCCGCTGGTCGCCGCCGTCGCGGCGGGCAACTGCGCCGTGGTGAAGCCGTCCGAGTTGGCGCCGGCCACGTCGGCGCTGCTGGCCCGGCTGATCCCCAGGTATCTCGACGGGGATGCCATCAAGGTGATCGAGGGCGACGCGGGGACCACGCAGTCCCTGCTGGCACAGGGCTTCGACCACGCCTTGTTCACCGGCGGCACGGAGGTCGGCCGCAAGATCATGGCGGCGGCCGCGCCCACCCTGACCCCGGTCACGCTCGAACTCGGCGGCAAGAGCCCGGTGATCGTCACCGCCGACGCCGACTTGGACGTCGCCGCACGGCGGATCGCCTGGGTGAAACTGCTCAACTCGGGCCAGACCTGCATTGCCCCGGACTACGTTCTGGTCGACCGCACCGTTCGGGACGAGTTGGTGGCCAAGATCGTCGAGACCATCCGCGCGTTCCGGGCCGGTGACTCGCCGTCGTTGCGCATCGTCAACGAGCGCCAGTTCGACCGCCTCGCATCCCTGATCGCCACCGCGAGCGGCAAGGTGGTTGCCGGCGGCGGCTCGAACCGGGCGGAGCTCCGGATCGAACCGACCGTGATCGTCGACCCGGCGCCGAGTGACCCTTTGATGGGCGAGGAGATCTTCGGTCCCATCCTGCCGATCCTGACGATCGAATCGACGGACGCGGCAGTGAAGTTCATCAACGCGCGGCCCAAGCCGCTGGCGTTGTACGTCTTCACGAAGTCGACGCAAACCGGCCGGCGATTGATCGACGCGATTCCTTCCGGCGGCGCGGTCATCAATCACCTGGCCATGCATTGCCTGGTGCCGCAGCTGCCCTTCGGTGGGGTGGGGGACAGCGGCATGGGCGCCTACCACGGTAGGTGGGGTTTCGAGGCGCTCAGTCACCGGCGAGCCGTGCTGGCCAAGCCCGCCAAGCCGGATCCGTCGCTGGTGTATCCGCCCTACACCGAGCGCGCGCTCAAGATCATGAGGAGGTTGTTCTGA
- a CDS encoding FAD-dependent oxidoreductase — MTFVITQNCCNDASCVPVCPVDCIRPVPSADGSDSTMLYIDPASCVDCGACEAECPVGAIYHEDELPGPQTVFLDINAQYFADRPLRARAADPEPPRRDVEPGALRVAIVGTGPAACYAATELMRTAGVEVNMFERLPTPFGLIRSGVAPDHQRTKGVVALFEPALTHPNLRCYFNVAVGEDISHEELLEHHHAVIYGVGASSSRTLGIPGEELPGNHAAADVVGWYNGHPDHAGDSIDVSTRRAVIIGNGNVALDVARVLLGTTEQLAATDIAEHALRHLAESRIEEVVIVGRRGVADAAFTIGEFIAVGELAGVDIVIAGDIGERPDSDFDGALKFDTAETYARRTPVSGNKRLVFRFGTTPVEAVGAERVEGLRVTPTRGDGGPGDEVIETGLILRSVGYRGTAIPGLPFDTERGVVPNEGGRVVAGDDAVPGVYVTGWIKRGPRGFIGTNRTCAQETVAHLLDDFRHGRLPTVAAAGRGVDALLEQRGVSPIDWAGWQRIEEAERRRGAENSRPRVKFAAVPELIAAAAE, encoded by the coding sequence GTGACCTTCGTCATCACCCAGAACTGCTGCAACGACGCCAGTTGCGTCCCCGTCTGCCCGGTCGACTGCATCCGACCGGTGCCTTCGGCCGACGGCAGCGACTCGACCATGCTCTACATCGATCCCGCGTCGTGTGTGGATTGTGGTGCTTGCGAGGCCGAATGCCCGGTCGGCGCCATCTACCACGAGGATGAGCTCCCCGGTCCGCAGACGGTTTTCCTGGACATCAACGCCCAGTATTTCGCGGACCGCCCGCTACGGGCGCGCGCGGCGGACCCCGAGCCCCCTCGCCGCGACGTGGAGCCGGGCGCCCTGCGGGTGGCGATCGTGGGCACCGGACCGGCGGCGTGCTACGCCGCAACGGAGTTGATGCGCACCGCCGGTGTCGAAGTCAACATGTTCGAGCGGTTGCCGACGCCGTTCGGACTGATCCGCTCCGGCGTGGCCCCCGATCACCAACGCACCAAGGGCGTCGTCGCGCTGTTCGAACCGGCTTTGACGCATCCGAATCTGCGCTGCTACTTCAATGTCGCGGTGGGAGAGGACATCTCGCACGAGGAGCTGCTCGAGCACCACCACGCCGTCATCTACGGCGTGGGGGCCTCATCGAGTCGGACGCTGGGCATCCCCGGTGAGGAGTTGCCCGGGAACCACGCCGCCGCCGACGTTGTCGGCTGGTACAACGGCCACCCGGACCACGCCGGCGACTCCATCGACGTGTCCACGCGTCGAGCGGTCATCATCGGCAACGGCAACGTCGCCCTCGACGTCGCCAGGGTCCTGCTCGGCACGACCGAGCAGCTGGCCGCCACCGATATCGCCGAGCATGCGTTGCGGCACTTGGCCGAGAGCCGCATCGAAGAGGTGGTGATCGTGGGTCGCCGCGGTGTCGCCGACGCGGCCTTCACCATCGGTGAGTTCATCGCGGTCGGCGAGTTGGCCGGCGTGGACATCGTCATCGCCGGCGACATCGGGGAACGGCCCGACTCCGACTTCGACGGGGCGTTGAAGTTCGATACCGCCGAAACCTATGCCCGCCGTACCCCGGTGAGCGGCAACAAGCGTCTGGTGTTCCGGTTCGGGACGACTCCGGTCGAGGCGGTGGGAGCAGAGCGGGTGGAGGGACTGCGGGTCACCCCCACCCGCGGGGACGGCGGTCCGGGCGACGAGGTCATCGAGACCGGCCTGATCCTTCGCTCCGTGGGTTACCGCGGCACGGCGATACCCGGTCTGCCCTTCGATACCGAACGCGGTGTGGTGCCCAACGAGGGAGGCCGAGTCGTCGCCGGCGACGACGCCGTGCCCGGCGTCTACGTGACCGGTTGGATCAAGCGCGGCCCGCGGGGCTTCATCGGCACCAACCGCACCTGCGCGCAGGAGACGGTTGCCCACCTCCTGGACGACTTCCGGCACGGGCGGCTGCCGACGGTTGCCGCTGCCGGAAGGGGCGTCGACGCGCTGCTCGAGCAGCGCGGGGTCAGCCCCATCGATTGGGCCGGCTGGCAGCGGATCGAGGAAGCGGAACGCCGCCGAGGCGCGGAGAACTCGCGGCCCCGCGTCAAGTTTGCCGCGGTACCCGAGCTGATCGCGGCGGCCGCGGAGTAG